In Carassius carassius chromosome 5, fCarCar2.1, whole genome shotgun sequence, one genomic interval encodes:
- the LOC132140465 gene encoding chemerin-like receptor 1: MENTTNSTYYIDYYDGYSDTEDYSVASPDEDVHLGYCREAACIIMVIFNVIIFLLGIIGNGAVIWITGFKMKKSVNTTWYLSLALSDFLFCATLPFTIDYNLKGSWIFGLFMCKFNSFVMTLNMYSSIFILVIISVDRCITVKFPVWAQNQRTVLKASVVVLLVWFVSSLLSIPPAKFRETTNIGSKDICYSNYEHHHKTVVLMRFILGFLIPFLTIFICYSILIRKLRANQMSKFTKPFKIMTLLITTFFICWLPFQVVSILELDRTEHSSAFHIAQQVSGSLACANSFLNPFIYAFMAKDFKKRCYSFLYKIESAIDEET, from the coding sequence ATGGAAAACACAACGAATTCAACTTATTATATTGATTATTATGATGGATATTCTGATACAGAAGATTATTCTGTAGCCAGCCCTGATGAGGACGTACATCTTGGATACTGCAGGGAAGCAGCATGTATAATTATGGTGATCTTTAATGTGATCATATTCCTTCTTGGCATCATTGGAAATGGCGCGGTGATCTGGATTACTGGTTTTAAGATGAAGAAGTCAGTGAACACCACCTGGTACCTGAGTCTGGCTCTGTCTGACTTCCTTTTCTGCGCTACTCTCCCTTTCACCATTGACTACAACTTGAAGGGGAGCTGGATCTTTGGGCTCTTCATGTGCAAGTTCAACTCTTTTGTTATGACCCTCAATATGTACAGCAGCATTTTCATCCTGGTCATCATTAGTGTGGATCGCTGCATCACCGTCAAGTTTCCCGTCTGGGCCCAGAATCAGCGCACCGTACTGAAAGCTTCTGTAGTTGTTTTGTTAGTTTGGTTCGTGTCTTCTTTGCTTAGCATTCCACCTGCCAAATTCAGAGAGACTACGAATATAGGATCAAAAGACATATGCTATAGCAACTATGAGCATCACCACAAAACTGTTGTGTTAATGCGCTTTATTTTGGGGTTTTTGATTCCATTCCTGAccatcttcatctgttactccaTCCTGATCCGTAAACTTAGAGCAAACCAAATGTCCAAATTCACCAAACCCTTCAAGATCATGACGTTACTGATCACAACTTTTTTCATCTGTTGGTTGCCATTTCAAGTAGTTTCCATTTTAGAGTTGGACCGAACCGAGCACAGCTCTGCCTTTCACATAGCCCAACAAGTATCCGGCAGTCTCGCCTGTGCAAACAGTTTTCTAAACCCGTTCATCTATGCATTCATGGCCAAGGACTTTAAGAAGAGATGCTATTCCTTTCTTTACAAGATTGAGAGCGCCATTGATGAGGAGACCTAA